In Brassica napus cultivar Da-Ae chromosome A3, Da-Ae, whole genome shotgun sequence, the sequence ttgtgtacaTGGAATccatatataatgctagtgtaataaagaaataacattatttttttgtaacttcaaaaagacattattacaatttgaaatttatcaaaattgaataaaatggtaactaaataaatctaattgctttttatcttgtttagttggattctcatgaaaagaaatcgataggttaaaaaaatgtttcaaaatttgttgtgttattgttttgtctataaattaaaaaatgtattgaattgatatatttaattattgcacccttaaaaaatattttattaagacattagagaactatgttttgagttgttttgtcaaaattgtacaaaaatctatgtttttttcatatttgtcacgaaaatttatatgttaaacttacttttacaaaattcttaactttgtcacgaaaacaaaaatctatgctttttcatatttctcaatgttctcacacttttaaagaatatattagcttagtcacttacttatttttttttacaaaacaaagtattgaaagttgaatccatattattgtaaatttacataagagtttgtgattacatatttagtgattcttgtatatgtgtccaagaaggttcaatggcttagtggtataTGCTCTATATTTATGTcgtactaacccgggttcgatcctttcctttgtattattttttcattttttacgaaaaaataaatgagatgacgtggcaagTTCGAACTCtctgattggacgattttttgtgcttacgtggacaCCCTAAGAGGAgcttatatcccccttttagtatagtatagattaatGACCATATATGAACGTAGAAAGAAAATTGACCGATGAACTAAATCTAGTTTGTTTCAAAACAAAAGACTAAATCTAGTTAATTGCTATTTGATTATCGTAAGACTCATACTATTGTAGCCCAAATCAAAGATTGACGACAAAGAATAGAGCCGAAAAGACCAACAAATTACTTAAGTGGTAAAGTATTTCAAGGTGCCGtgggttttatattttgttattgaatgtgttatatattatttgaataaGACAAATATGGAGTTCTAATCGTTTTACAATACCAGATCAGTACCAGATTTTAGTTGTTTAACCAAATGTTAAGGTTTGTAGATACTAATGGCTACTAACTTTGGGTTTGTGTTACAATTATGAGCTATATTAAGGTTGTCCTACATTCTATAGAGTACGTTTTCCGCaagagttttaattttttttcttttgtgtgcaATTATTCTTTTAATAACTGAACTTCATATCTTTATTAACTGTCCTCCTTTGTGATCCATCTCCCTACGGATATCTTGATGAAGAACTTTCCCTACTGATATCTTGATGAAGACCTTGAACATAAGTGTAACAGTGTCTGATTGGTCCTCAAAACTAAGTTCAACGCACACTTATCAATCAAACCTCAAGCTCCAAATTCAATCTCCCTTTATCATATAGACCCACTGAAAAGAACGTAAAAACTTAACTAAATCACAAAGGTCATAGTTTTATCTTCTGAAACGCAGAAGAAGATactatagtttaatttaaatcatCAAAAAACCTATGAGAAATATGTTGTAAAATCCATTGATCAAAGCtgattgtattaaaaaaatttgatcatTAGACAAAAGGTAAGATACAAAATCAGAACTTTTTATGGGAAAAATAAAGAATCATACCTACAACAGCTACGGATCCAAATATTGTACAGGTCACTGATGTCCTAGTTGTCAAGATTGGTATCAAATCTTTCAACAACGCTTTTTGAGTTTCTGATAAGTTACTCTCCCGCTCTTCTCATTGTCCACAATCTTCATTCTTGAAGGTTTCTTCATTGTCTCATTGACTGTTAAGGCCAAATGCTCTCGCTTAGCTGCAATCACTTCATCATCCTTCATATACAGAGCATCCGCAAGGGTCGTGGCAACTGCTACTTCTGACTTAGCCATTTTCTCGTCCTTCCCAAAGCTGGAAGACACAACGGTTGCTCCTGCGACAGCTAACAGATGCATCCACACCAGCTACAAAGACATCAGCGTGAATCTGAGCCGTGTGTGCTCGAGACTCcgatttcttcttctccagtGAACTGTTGCTTGCTCGTCAAAATTGTTGCATAGAAAGTCCTACCTCTGGAAACCATTCCTGCAAACAGATAATGGTTAGAATCTTTTGTTTCACCAAAGAAACAGATAATGGTAAGTATTTCAATATAAAACATCTGTGttacaattaattaaaattttaatggacaCTCATATTCAAACAACCAAAGCTTATTTACTCGTATAGGAGAATCAGTGATACTCAAAAGCCTTCAGTGAAACTCAACCGTATAATAATACAGAGAGAATGAGAAATTTGAACATATAAAGCAACTACGCCAAATACTTATACCTTATCAAGTGAGTTGGCTAAACTATGAGGAACGTATCTCAAAAATAGATTTCCTTTCAATACCAGATTACCTTTGACACATATAGATCTGTGTTGAGAAGCACTTGCTACTGAATGAACACAGCTAcaataaaatatacaattacGTATATGAGcagattaaacaaaacaaacgtTCTAAACTAACAAACACCACTTTAATATGCTTTACGGCATTAGACACGCTTGCAAAACAGAACCAAAACTAATTCGCTCAATTAATTCAACCGAAGTAGCACCCACTGGAGTCATGATTTCTCCAACAACCATTGGCTTTATCACCATGACAGAGTGtaaaatcaagaaaaataagCAAACATAATAAAAGAGAGATGTATCAAACAGGACGTACCAGCCACTCTCGAGATGCTTCGAACATCAATAGTCTCCCTATTTCAGCTATTGCATTCCCTGAAACAATCTCAAAAGAATTCAGCTTAAAAAGAAAGACAGATACCTTACTGTAGCAAACTGAAAACATGTTCCTAAATACTCGTATTTAAACTCAAGCGCACAACCTAACAGTGGTTGTATCTGCACAAACCCtgaaatcaaaattatatatactcaCTGAAATAGCTGTAGGAGGTTGGTCGTTTCTCATGACAAAGATCCAGTGTTTGACCAATGGATGTGGTGGCGCCAAGACCTGAAAAATCCAAGAATGAATTCATCTCCTTTAACTCTCAATATAAAAGTTAATTGTGGCTAATTATAAGCTTCCAGTGGCATATTGACAGTAACTGAATTGGCGCTAAACTTTTAATTAGcagtgtttataaaaaaacttaatgaaAAAGAGGTACCTTTGACATCTACTTGAACAactttcttttaaaagtttGCAATCTGGGCCTGCAAGGATAGATAAACACCAACAATTTCCTTTTTAATTGTTTCTCCAACATGaggttttaatttttgaattatatgatgatataaATTAGAAGTAAAATCAGTTGTCTTACCATAGGTATTGACCCTTACGGGAAGATCTCATGGGATTAGATTGGCTTCTGATTTGATCACGTCAGTTCATAATCATATGACTCGTTAAAGATTTGCAATCCGGGCCTGCAAAAGCTGAAAAACACCATGAACCCATAGAATAATTAATCTATCGCTACCTATAAATCAGGAAAAGGGAaccatttgtttttgaaaatcgCCAGAGGTACCTTAGCGTCAAGAAGAAGTAGACCGACCCCATAAGCTTGCCATTTCTTATCACATCCCGATTCCCGACCTTGCAAAATCTGAGAACACAAAGTTTCGACGGTAGTGTTACAGGGCCTGTTCGTGGGAGCTTAAgagacttttttttgtcaaagagcataagaagctttaaaatgtttaatttataaaGACACAGGGATGGAGTAGCGGAAACGACAAAGATAGGAGAGGCAGAAGATATTCATCGTCTCAGCCTAAGGTTTGATGGTGGATTGAATGACAAAACGTGAACGACTAacggaagaagatgaaagggCTCAGAAGGAGATCGTCGGTCTTGCGCGAGAGAGAAGAGATTAGGGTTCCAGAGTGTCGATGCGTCTCTACCCATCTCTCTAAATTAACGGGCCTTACGGGCCAAcactataaagaaaaaaaaatagagaaaccCATCAGCCCAATCCGACGTGGATTTAATTGCTGACGTGGACAGCTTCTCTGATGCTCATATAACCTttttagtataggttagatTATAATCCACTTTTTGAGAAAGtgttatttatgtatttttattctaaactatttataaaatttaatgaatattttctaaaattaatataaaaattgattattatttacaaatccaAATTTTCCAGATTTAAGCATTTCTAACAAAGaaggttttaaatatttagtaaaaattattaTGAAATCAAATCTATTAGCAGAATtatatgattgaataacactgattttggtttagatttaaaaatctGAATCTATTAAAATACACAAACCAATAATCCATACCTATAATGACGATGTATAAAAAGTAATGATTGACAAAAAGGTTCCTAGTAAAAAGATCACAGATGAATCTGGCAAAAGAGTCAAACCAAGATCCTGAACACAACAATGTTGAGGGGCAAGCAAGAAATGGATTTGAAAGAATGGGACAGCCTCCTTTGGTcaaattgagaaaaaaaattagaaacctATAGTTATGTTCTAAGCTATGATTTTTAAGCTAGCTTGGCAAATGTTTAGTAAACATTGGTTTATAAATACACACATCCTGTCATCCTGGTTGGTTCTGTTTTCGCAGTTGTAGTCTTGATCAAACCAGCTTGGTTAGTTTACTAATCCATTCCATTAGTTGATGATGATTTGTTTAGTCTCGTAACACATTGTTCTAAGTATCATCTTAGACTCTAAATCAGTCAGGATATAGAAGAGACTTCTTAATAGAATGTTTGTAACAAAACACAAGCAAGAAGTCATCATACACAGATCATTTCTATCACCTCAACTTCAAAGctatcttcttcttgttcttgctCTCTTTCTTCAGCAACATAGCGATCTTAGCAAATCTCTTTCGAGTCAATGATCTTTTCCCATTCTCCTTCCCTTCACTCTTCTTGCTCCAAGTTTCATCATCATTGCTATTCTTTGCCAGCATCTGACCCAACGACATTTTCTTCCTCTCGCTAGCAACATTCATCGCATCTGAATCCTCAGCAACAAGTAGCTTCTTGCTGAGTATTTGCCCGATTGACATTGTTGCCTTCAAGACAGGTACTGAAGATGATGAACCAACAGCAACATCATCATACGTCAGATGCAGACCGTTTACATCCATCAGACGCGTCGttcttggtgttgttgttgttgtctctcTTCTGCTCTTGAACTTGGCTGTGTTGTTCACTGACGAAGATAATCTTCTCCTCTGTCCTTTCTCTAACTGCCGGTTTCGTAGCGTCTCTTCTCCTTCGAGTTTTGTAGCATTAGCAGTGTCAACCATCTCCACAGCTTCCTCCATTGCCTTCTTGCTGGTTTCAACTTCTTGCGCCGTTTCGTCTACTTTCTTCAGAACATTAGCTTCAACTCTCGACATTGCATCGGCCTCGTCCGTCTTCTGGCTTCCTGTAACAGCCTTAATCTCGGCGACTGCAACCGCCTCAGCAGCTCTGGCTGCTTCCTTCATCTTTCTAGCCGCAACCAATCTGATCTTAGCCGTTTTAATCTTCTCTCTTGTGTCTTCAATCTCAGCCATTGCTTTCACAATCTCCACCCGTGCGCTCTCTCCTGTTCTCTTCAACTCTTGAGCTTCACTGCTAACTCTTTGAACCTCATTCATCATTCCAAACGCATCCATCTCGCCTGTTTCACCCTTCAAAGACCTCTTCATAAGTCTCTCGCGGGTCTTCTCAAGTGCAGCCTTTTCTTCCTGCAGCTTCTTGTTCAAGACCTCAACAGACCCGCGTATACCCGCAAGATCCACCGTCCTCTTGCATAAATTCATCTTTGCCTTGCTTAGATCCTTCAGTACAGCACCAGCTGGCTTGAAACAACCATCAACCTCTTCTCTCAACAGCTCCTTTTCATTCTTCTTCTGAAGCTTCAAGTTAAGCTCTTTAACTGTGGCTTTAGTGGTCTCAAGCTCCTTAACCACCTCAAGCGTCTCCCGTTCTTTCAAAATTAGATCGTTCTGTAGCTCAGCAGCCTGTGCCTTGAGTCTAATGATATCACCTTCCACATTTTCCTACCACCAAAATCAgaaaacatcatcatcatcattatcattgTGTTGTTTAAGACATGAAGCAGACAACATCAAACATCAACTCCAAGTAAATCAGCAAGAGAGAAACATAATCTTGTCATTTTCAGACAAGAGCATTGCTAAGCAAGCCTAGTCAATTAACAGCGGAAAAGCCCTAAAAGTCACAATCTTTCGGACAAAGAAGAGAAACCTGAAAGGCTCCTGGGGGTTTATAATTGTGAGAAGGTCTCCAAAAACCGAAACCGCCGAACCGGTTCGCCGCCTCTCTGACTGACTCGAACTGAGTCGAAGTGTCTATCTCGACTCGGCCATTAAACGACAGATCCGAGTCAGGGTTTAAGCTCCCAGGCTCAGTTACAGAGACCGGTTCTGGGGACTCGGCCATAGAAGAGAGCAGAAGAAGACAGATC encodes:
- the LOC125606841 gene encoding uracil phosphoribosyltransferase, chloroplastic-like, with the translated sequence MSKVLAPPHPLVKHWIFVMRNDQPPTAISIVSGNAIAEIGRLLMFEASREWLLCSFSSKCFSTQIYMCQRNGFQR
- the LOC106438153 gene encoding WEB family protein At2g38370; amino-acid sequence: MAESPEPVSVTEPGSLNPDSDLSFNGRVEIDTSTQFESVREAANRFGGFGFWRPSHNYKPPGAFQENVEGDIIRLKAQAAELQNDLILKERETLEVVKELETTKATVKELNLKLQKKNEKELLREEVDGCFKPAGAVLKDLSKAKMNLCKRTVDLAGIRGSVEVLNKKLQEEKAALEKTRERLMKRSLKGETGEMDAFGMMNEVQRVSSEAQELKRTGESARVEIVKAMAEIEDTREKIKTAKIRLVAARKMKEAARAAEAVAVAEIKAVTGSQKTDEADAMSRVEANVLKKVDETAQEVETSKKAMEEAVEMVDTANATKLEGEETLRNRQLEKGQRRRLSSSVNNTAKFKSRRETTTTTPRTTRLMDVNGLHLTYDDVAVGSSSSVPVLKATMSIGQILSKKLLVAEDSDAMNVASERKKMSLGQMLAKNSNDDETWSKKSEGKENGKRSLTRKRFAKIAMLLKKESKNKKKIALKLR